In Zingiber officinale cultivar Zhangliang chromosome 3B, Zo_v1.1, whole genome shotgun sequence, a single window of DNA contains:
- the LOC122056602 gene encoding pentatricopeptide repeat-containing protein At1g80270, mitochondrial-like: MAKRQIPLLNRVLVEKPVPSSKASTGLLLPEKITKCDYGVVVGDGVCDKHGNPNPVKNGYSLLLSKGHGWTELKLRDKRSNCIGFPCSPSLTTYVGSGSLKLEEFLYSKGSNISSSSIQLKSYTHGSISLKPVLWSRYVSSQAGANSGDKEDDLEDGFSDLEVPLESADSVDGAGKGDDEELISEGEFSEEYDETAVSSLDLVGVEASEGGAKKERLRLLHSPIFKIIKETPRNSLIRALDKYAEEGNSLGRDEINLAMFKLRKRRLYSIALQFVEWLEASKKIELEARDYVSHLDLIAKVNGLFKAEKYIEKIPESFRSEVVYRTLLANCVAASNVKKAEEVFRKIRDLGLPITAFTCEQLLVLYKRVDRKKIADVLLMMEKEKIKPTLFTYTVLLGVKCQTHDILGMEHILETMKSEGVEPDLLIKSLVAKAYIFAGLKEKAEAALKEMEGNGVLENRYVCHILLPLYAALGKADDVARIWKVWDEKPYLDECLAAMEAWGKLGQIEKAEEVFEQVVKTWNVSSKAYGAMLQVYVNNKLVAKGKELINRMSESGCQISPVTWDALVKLYAESGEVEKADSILHKAFQQKRLRPLYSSFITVMDQYAKRGDIHNTEKIFHRLEQMGYVSGPKQYQSLLQAYVNAKTPAYGFVARMKADNLFPNKIMIAQLKGIDAFRKSPISELLD; encoded by the exons TGTGATTATGGAGTAGTAGTAGGTGATGGGGTATGTGATAAACATGGAAATCCTAATCCTGTGAAGAATGGCTACTCTCTTCTTCTGTCAAAGGGTCATGGGTGGACTGAGCTGAAGCTGAGAGATAAAAG GAGCAACTGCATTGGTTTTCCTTGTAGTCCTAGCTTGACTACATATGTAGGCAGTGGTAGTTTAAAGCTTGAAGAGTTCCTTTACTCAAAAGGCTCTAATATAAGTAGCAGCTCCATTCAACTGAAGTCATATACACATGGGTCTATTTCTCTGAAACCTGTCCTTTGGAGTCGATATGTATCTTCTCAGGCTGGAGCAAATTCAGGCGATAAGGAAGACGATCTAGAAGATGGGTTTTCTGACCTGGAGGTACCACTGGAATCTGCTGATTCTGTGGATGGTGCAGGCAAAGGAGATGATGAAGAGCTCATTTCCGAAGGGGAGTTTTCCGAAGAATATGATGAAACTGCAGTAAGTTCACTTGACTTGGTAGGTGTTGAAGCAAGTGAAGGTGGGGCGAAAAAGGAGCGGTTAAGGCTCTTACATTCTCCAATTTTCAAGATAATAAAGGAAACCCCGAGGAATTCTTTAATAAGAGCACTTGATAAGTATGCTGAGGAAGGGAATTCTCTTGGGAGAGATGAGATAAATCTTGCTATGTTTAAGCTGAGGAAGCGACGTCTCTACTCAATTGCACTCCAG TTTGTTGAATGGCTAGAAGCTAGTAAGAAAATTGAACTTGAAGCGAGGGACTACGTTTCTCATTTGGATTTGATTGCAAAGGTTAATGGTCTATTCAAGGCTGAAAAGTACATCGAGAAAATTCCAGAATCATTCAGGAGTGAGGTGGTTTACAGAACTTTGTTGGCTAATTGTGTTGCTGCTAGTAATGTCAAGAAAGCAGAAGAAGTGTTCCGCAAAATCAGAGATCTCGGTCTTCCAATCACAGCTTTTACTTGTGAACAGTTGTTGGTGCTCTACAAACGGGTAGACCGGAAGAAGATCGCTGACGTACTCTTGATgatggaaaaggaaaaaataaaacctaCGCTCTTCACTTATACGGTGCTACTCGGTGTCAAATGCCAAACCCATGACATATTGGGTATGGAGCATATTCTGGAGACGATGAAATCTGAAGGTGTGGAACCTGATCTTCTAATCAAGTCCTTGGTTGCAAAAGCTTACATATTCGCTGGTTTGAAGGAAAAAGCAGAGGCAGCATTGAAAGAGATGGAAGGAAATGGTGTCCTGGAGAATCGCTACGTTTGCCACATTCTTCTCCCTCTGTACGCTGCCTTGGGCAAAGCAGACGACGTTGCAAGAATATGGAAAGTGTGGGATGAGAAACCTTATCTGGATGAGTGTCTAGCTGCAATGGAGGCATGGGGTAAGCTTGGGCAAATTGAGAAGGCGGAGGAAGTCTTTGAGCAGGTGGTCAAGACTTGGAATGTTTCTTCGAAGGCCTATGGCGCCATGTTACAGGTTTATGTGAACAACAAGCTAGTGGCCAAAGGAAAGGAATTGATAAATCGGATGTCTGAGAGCGGATGCCAAATCAGTCCTGTGACTTGGGATGCGCTAGTGAAACTCTACGCTGAATCAGGGGAGGTGGAGAAAGCAGACTCAATATTGCACAAGGCTTTTCAACAAAAGAGGCTTAGACCTCTCTACAGCTCTTTTATAACTGTGATGGATCAATATGCTAAAAGGGGTGATATCCATAATACCGAAAAGATTTTTCACCGGCTGGAGCAGATGGGATATGTCAGTGGACCCAAGCAATACCAGTCTCTGCTCCAGGCCTATGTGAATGCCAAGACACCTGCCTATGGCTTCGTGGCACGGATGAAAGCCGACAACCTATTTCCTAACAAGATTATGATCGCACAACTGAAGGGTATCGATGCATTCAGGAAGAGTCCGATCTCGGAGTTGCTTGATTGA